Proteins found in one Alicyclobacillus cycloheptanicus genomic segment:
- a CDS encoding type II secretion system F family protein gives MPRFRKLRLFWPGGALWDRLHQRLLPRASTRDLDRLADHMASLLEAGLPVQQAVHHLRQHPVTKTQKLWLESAAAAVEEGRSLADGWQSMAPALLQTLLTAGERSGHVAKALRAWSQHVQQRRRVVSEWVRLVSYPAVLLVLMCGLLVFVSRVVLPMFVSVYGSLGLRLSGPTRTVADILTLLPDAVGVGAALVVAGAGLAIVLRSCLPAAWARLRPSLPGARWIRLSKTRTVAQLLNLLLGAGIALTDALAGLAQADGPRWLRDAAHRSSGRVLEGYPVAQVFEGDWDPLLGVLLSWAEQTGELESAFRRVETYTAQMLSTRLKRVVQTLEPTLLVLMGLLVTASMYIVYVPMYDMMTAISNGQVHA, from the coding sequence ATGCCGCGCTTTCGCAAGCTGCGCCTGTTCTGGCCAGGAGGGGCTCTCTGGGACCGGCTTCACCAGCGCCTCCTGCCGCGGGCATCCACGCGCGATCTCGACCGGCTGGCGGACCACATGGCTTCCTTGCTGGAGGCGGGACTGCCTGTGCAGCAAGCGGTGCATCATCTGCGGCAGCACCCGGTGACCAAAACGCAGAAGTTGTGGCTGGAGAGCGCGGCGGCCGCCGTAGAGGAAGGACGCTCCCTGGCGGACGGCTGGCAGTCGATGGCGCCCGCCTTGCTGCAGACGCTGCTCACCGCGGGCGAACGGTCCGGGCACGTGGCAAAAGCGCTGCGCGCCTGGAGTCAGCACGTGCAGCAGCGGCGGCGTGTGGTATCGGAGTGGGTTCGCCTGGTCAGCTATCCTGCCGTTCTCCTGGTCTTGATGTGCGGCCTGTTGGTGTTCGTCTCGCGGGTGGTGCTGCCAATGTTTGTGAGTGTGTACGGATCATTGGGGCTGCGTTTGTCCGGCCCGACCCGAACGGTCGCAGACATCCTGACGCTGCTCCCAGACGCTGTGGGCGTCGGCGCCGCGTTGGTTGTGGCGGGCGCCGGCCTTGCCATCGTCCTGAGAAGCTGCCTGCCGGCGGCGTGGGCGCGCCTTCGCCCGAGTCTGCCGGGGGCGCGGTGGATCCGCCTGTCGAAAACCCGTACCGTGGCGCAGCTGCTGAACTTGCTGCTGGGCGCCGGGATCGCCCTGACAGACGCCTTGGCAGGCCTTGCGCAGGCGGACGGTCCGCGGTGGCTGCGGGACGCCGCGCACAGGAGCAGCGGCCGAGTGCTCGAAGGGTACCCGGTGGCCCAGGTCTTCGAGGGGGACTGGGATCCGCTGTTGGGTGTGCTGCTGAGCTGGGCGGAGCAAACCGGTGAACTGGAATCGGCGTTCCGCCGGGTCGAAACGTACACGGCACAAATGCTCTCGACCCGGCTGAAGCGCGTGGTGCAGACGCTGGAACCCACGCTGCTCGTGTTGATGGGCCTGTTGGTCACGGCTTCGATGTATATCGTGTACGTACCGATGTACGACATGATGACCGCGATTTCGAACGGCCAGGTCCACGCTTGA
- a CDS encoding prepilin-type N-terminal cleavage/methylation domain-containing protein: protein MMGHEMDGDERAVDRAGRAVDADEPAVERKGRSHALSADHGFTLMEMVVAVFVVAVMIAVVTPHLMGAGSRAETVACEQDQQMIRAALAEYQLLYHAWPAGNTTDQLQELVDAQLLDSVPTEPSGGNFVITESANQATVSCDVHGELDNAS from the coding sequence ATGATGGGGCATGAGATGGATGGAGATGAGCGTGCGGTGGACAGGGCGGGGCGTGCGGTGGATGCGGATGAGCCTGCGGTGGAGCGGAAGGGCCGCAGCCACGCGCTTTCAGCCGATCACGGTTTTACGCTGATGGAAATGGTGGTGGCCGTGTTTGTGGTTGCGGTGATGATTGCCGTCGTCACGCCGCACCTGATGGGGGCAGGGTCACGGGCGGAGACGGTGGCCTGTGAGCAGGACCAGCAGATGATTCGCGCCGCGCTGGCCGAGTACCAACTGCTGTACCACGCGTGGCCTGCAGGGAATACAACGGACCAGCTGCAAGAACTCGTGGACGCACAGCTGCTCGACAGTGTGCCGACAGAACCGTCCGGGGGGAACTTCGTGATCACAGAGAGCGCAAATCAGGCCACGGTGTCCTGTGATGTTCACGGAGAGCTTGACAATGCATCGTGA
- a CDS encoding pilus assembly FimT family protein: MHRDRAVRWPNAAKEMPHAAGADTGAGFTLLELVVALFITGLSVGLAVPACGAVLSDQALVSTTVDLLAHLRYAQTAGQALDSYGWVRMSKYTPTYTTLISSVPVDTVQFASGVNYVDGYLELGTGSLMYDNLGNGQVGGVIRLTNGRAERDIDLYIGCGLQAAAWGDEP; encoded by the coding sequence ATGCATCGTGATCGGGCGGTGCGGTGGCCAAACGCAGCCAAAGAGATGCCGCACGCAGCGGGGGCGGACACCGGCGCCGGCTTCACGTTGCTGGAACTGGTGGTGGCGTTGTTCATCACCGGACTCTCGGTTGGACTTGCGGTACCTGCATGCGGCGCCGTGTTGTCAGACCAGGCCTTGGTCAGCACCACGGTGGACCTGCTCGCCCACCTGCGTTATGCGCAGACGGCGGGGCAAGCCCTCGACTCATACGGCTGGGTGCGCATGTCCAAATATACGCCCACCTACACGACGCTGATTTCGAGCGTTCCAGTGGATACGGTGCAGTTCGCAAGCGGTGTGAACTACGTCGACGGGTACCTTGAACTGGGCACCGGTTCGTTGATGTACGACAACTTGGGCAATGGTCAGGTGGGCGGCGTGATCCGCCTCACGAACGGCCGTGCCGAGCGCGACATCGACTTGTACATCGGATGCGGATTACAGGCGGCGGCGTGGGGGGACGAACCGTGA
- a CDS encoding shikimate kinase: protein MNQSSNLGSNPHCGRIALIGPMGSGKTTVGQRLAAALGRPFVDLDAWIVAHAGLSIPEIFAKQGEAAFRRLELEALVSVAQDDALCGCVCATGGGVVETAACRAQLSRDWTVIELRATVATLAAHLAGETAGRPMFRDAVSVERRILELYERRKSLYDEVAQFRVSIDGRTPEEVVHVIARHLQEGCDAASMDA, encoded by the coding sequence ATGAATCAATCGTCAAATCTCGGGTCGAACCCGCACTGCGGCCGCATTGCCCTGATTGGTCCGATGGGGTCGGGGAAGACCACGGTTGGACAGCGGCTTGCCGCGGCGCTGGGTCGACCGTTCGTGGACTTGGACGCATGGATCGTCGCGCATGCGGGGTTATCCATCCCTGAAATATTTGCCAAGCAAGGGGAGGCGGCCTTCCGCCGCTTGGAACTGGAAGCGTTAGTGTCGGTCGCGCAGGACGACGCGCTCTGCGGATGCGTGTGCGCAACCGGCGGCGGTGTCGTCGAGACCGCGGCTTGCCGCGCGCAATTGTCGCGAGACTGGACCGTGATCGAACTGCGGGCGACGGTGGCAACACTGGCGGCGCATTTGGCGGGAGAGACGGCGGGCCGGCCGATGTTCCGCGACGCGGTGAGCGTCGAGCGCCGCATCTTGGAACTATACGAGCGCCGAAAATCCTTGTATGATGAGGTAGCTCAGTTCCGGGTTTCGATTGATGGGCGAACCCCGGAAGAAGTGGTACACGTGATTGCGCGGCATTTGCAGGAAGGGTGCGATGCCGCTTCGATGGATGCCTGA
- the zapE gene encoding AFG1/ZapE family ATPase — translation MQHIRDVIPPNWRQKLPNHDAAYFRKQIPELAAWDVSDDVILRNQALLLTHIRQRDICAHCQGFSNCGKEGDMKGFTQSLALQGRQLTAVVSRCQPYQEAQMQARVKRISAFSGALPEDRTFQFSNFPEEQRKKYPRLLAYAERFAETWQTGAKGSGLYLFGPPGVGKTHLMLAVVNRLQDRGVPCLFVRSDSLFDRMRHVIAEGGDLEPLMEVYTTAPVLFIDEFAQERANEFTLDKLFRIINHRFHAKLPTWFTSNFAPPDVYRRNGADLQDTVGPLRSRIMQMAKLAKMDGPDARQRNLQSLT, via the coding sequence ATGCAGCACATCCGGGATGTGATTCCGCCAAACTGGCGCCAAAAGCTGCCGAACCATGATGCCGCCTACTTCCGCAAGCAAATTCCGGAATTGGCCGCGTGGGACGTGTCTGACGATGTCATCCTCCGCAATCAGGCGCTGCTCCTCACGCACATCCGGCAGCGGGACATCTGCGCGCACTGCCAGGGCTTTTCCAACTGCGGCAAGGAAGGCGACATGAAGGGGTTCACGCAGTCGCTGGCACTGCAGGGGCGCCAGTTGACGGCGGTGGTTTCCCGCTGCCAACCCTACCAGGAGGCGCAGATGCAGGCGCGCGTCAAACGCATCAGCGCTTTTTCTGGCGCGCTGCCGGAGGACCGTACCTTTCAGTTCTCCAACTTTCCCGAGGAGCAGCGCAAGAAGTACCCGCGGCTCTTGGCGTACGCGGAACGTTTCGCGGAGACGTGGCAGACGGGTGCGAAAGGTTCAGGGCTGTACTTGTTTGGACCTCCTGGGGTTGGCAAGACGCACCTGATGCTGGCGGTGGTCAATCGCCTGCAGGACCGCGGGGTGCCTTGTCTGTTCGTCCGTTCCGATTCGCTGTTCGATCGCATGCGTCACGTGATCGCCGAAGGCGGCGACCTCGAGCCGCTGATGGAGGTCTATACGACAGCACCGGTGCTGTTCATTGATGAGTTTGCGCAGGAGCGCGCCAATGAGTTTACACTGGACAAGCTGTTTCGCATCATCAACCACCGTTTCCACGCGAAGTTACCGACTTGGTTTACGAGCAATTTTGCGCCGCCGGATGTCTACCGCCGCAACGGGGCGGACCTCCAGGATACGGTGGGTCCGTTGCGCAGTCGAATTATGCAGATGGCCAAACTGGCCAAGATGGATGGTCCGGACGCGCGCCAGCGCAACCTGCAGTCGCTGACCTAG
- a CDS encoding YqhG family protein — MSTSPLRSADERIAFCDAYFSAVGARCVYQSPAYREYELPRDVDKELTDRPYYWLWVEQTDQEVPPTVLRLAFSEEAVARENERLREKAMKQANFDAMSEVERMFFRPPTAEYVALGSFRLDKIYESIEKRGRFAAVAVMPGGPSEGERPAAQPLARTPWVPWLMVNAVVSYRCDSVQQAWYSVGVCLENGQVVDRFYPSIQRLPLQPVDPAILLRPGDRSVASAIASAKQKMERLASSGPETWAQAASERLRKEEQQLTTYYQSILPDLPPEEHPVVEAELANKLRQLKERMAPRIELDIRQLALVGLVAK, encoded by the coding sequence GTGAGTACGTCACCGCTCCGAAGCGCTGACGAGCGAATCGCATTCTGCGACGCGTACTTTTCTGCGGTTGGTGCACGCTGTGTTTACCAATCGCCAGCGTACAGGGAGTATGAACTCCCGCGCGATGTCGATAAGGAACTGACCGATCGGCCCTATTACTGGTTATGGGTCGAACAAACCGACCAGGAGGTCCCCCCGACCGTGTTGCGGCTCGCCTTTTCGGAAGAAGCGGTCGCGCGCGAAAACGAACGACTGCGCGAAAAGGCGATGAAGCAGGCGAACTTTGATGCGATGTCCGAGGTTGAGCGCATGTTTTTCCGACCGCCCACGGCGGAGTATGTCGCGTTGGGAAGCTTTCGGCTCGATAAAATCTACGAGTCCATTGAGAAGCGCGGCAGATTTGCAGCCGTCGCCGTGATGCCGGGAGGGCCGTCCGAGGGAGAGCGGCCGGCGGCCCAGCCGCTGGCGCGCACCCCTTGGGTGCCGTGGCTGATGGTGAACGCCGTGGTTTCCTATCGCTGTGATTCCGTCCAGCAAGCGTGGTACTCGGTGGGCGTGTGTCTGGAGAATGGACAGGTTGTGGACCGATTCTACCCATCCATCCAGCGTCTGCCGCTCCAGCCCGTTGACCCGGCGATACTCCTTCGCCCCGGCGACCGTTCGGTGGCGTCCGCCATTGCGTCCGCCAAGCAAAAGATGGAGCGGCTCGCGTCAAGCGGACCTGAAACCTGGGCACAAGCCGCGTCGGAACGGCTTCGCAAAGAAGAGCAGCAATTGACGACCTATTATCAGAGCATTCTGCCCGACCTGCCTCCGGAAGAACACCCGGTCGTCGAGGCCGAACTTGCGAACAAGCTTCGACAGTTGAAAGAGCGTATGGCACCCCGCATCGAGCTGGACATCCGACAGCTGGCCCTCGTCGGACTCGTCGCCAAATGA
- a CDS encoding DEAD/DEAH box helicase, with amino-acid sequence MPSQAARSTTPGLPPIVWRDEDTCRAFTEYLQSAAIGNNTSGQWRLFQLCETVTRARLAGAFDEFLALDHIQGFNPFPHQIETAARVIRELHGRAILADEVGLGKTIEAGLVMKEYQLRNLARKMLVLVPASLVLQWTRELNEKFRLGAFAQRNEWSWAQHDVVVASLDTAKREPHRSAVLGIQWDLVVVDEAHKLKNSRTRNWQMVNQIPNKYMLLLTATPMQNDLKELHTLITLLRPGALGNTQDFVSQHMEGRRTPKDPATLKSQLTHVMIRNRRSDGRTTLPNRHVNVVPLELTPEERALYDAVQTFLRAEYTHRKETRSSMLPLVTLQREICSSPYAAMLTLERMQKRTKNQETIRVIDEMLHMAEQIRTYTKVDKVLRMLEDIPDKCIIFTEYRATQDFLLYMLKKQGVTAVPFRGGFGRGKKDWMKDLFARKMQVLVATESGGEGINLQFCHHMINFDLPWNPMRLEQRIGRIHRLGQTQDVHIWNLSTNNTIESHIVNLLQEKIRMFELVIGELDYIVSGETTVSKFEEGILELAMTSQSDDEFQERLDAYGERLLKKPLGTTEVQV; translated from the coding sequence GTGCCATCACAAGCTGCTCGTTCGACAACCCCCGGACTCCCGCCCATCGTTTGGCGCGACGAGGACACCTGTCGTGCGTTTACAGAATACCTGCAAAGCGCCGCGATTGGCAACAACACGTCGGGACAATGGCGCCTCTTTCAACTTTGCGAAACGGTCACCCGCGCTCGGCTGGCGGGTGCGTTTGACGAATTTCTCGCACTGGACCACATTCAGGGATTCAACCCGTTTCCCCATCAAATCGAAACCGCAGCGCGCGTCATCCGCGAGCTGCACGGACGGGCCATCCTCGCGGATGAAGTGGGCCTCGGCAAGACCATCGAGGCCGGGCTGGTCATGAAGGAGTACCAGCTGCGCAATTTGGCGCGCAAGATGCTCGTGCTGGTCCCCGCCTCCCTCGTTCTGCAGTGGACCCGCGAACTCAATGAGAAGTTTCGGCTCGGGGCCTTCGCGCAGCGCAACGAATGGAGCTGGGCGCAGCACGATGTCGTGGTCGCTTCGCTCGATACTGCGAAGCGCGAGCCGCATCGGTCGGCTGTCCTTGGGATTCAATGGGATCTCGTTGTGGTGGACGAGGCCCACAAATTGAAGAACAGCCGCACCCGGAACTGGCAGATGGTCAACCAAATCCCCAACAAGTACATGCTTTTGTTGACGGCCACGCCGATGCAAAACGACCTGAAGGAACTGCACACGCTCATCACGCTGCTCCGCCCAGGGGCGCTCGGCAACACCCAGGACTTTGTGTCGCAGCACATGGAAGGCCGGCGTACGCCGAAGGACCCAGCGACACTGAAGTCCCAGCTGACCCATGTGATGATTCGCAACCGCCGCTCGGACGGCAGAACCACTTTGCCGAACCGGCATGTCAACGTGGTGCCGCTCGAGCTGACACCTGAGGAGCGGGCACTCTACGACGCCGTTCAGACCTTTTTGCGCGCGGAGTACACCCACAGAAAAGAAACCAGGTCGTCGATGCTCCCGCTGGTGACGCTGCAGCGGGAAATCTGCAGCTCACCGTACGCGGCCATGCTGACGTTGGAGCGGATGCAAAAGCGGACCAAAAACCAGGAGACCATCCGCGTCATCGACGAGATGCTGCACATGGCCGAGCAGATTCGCACCTATACCAAGGTGGACAAGGTCCTGCGGATGCTGGAAGACATCCCGGACAAGTGCATCATCTTTACGGAGTACCGCGCCACGCAGGACTTTTTGCTGTACATGCTGAAAAAGCAAGGAGTCACGGCGGTGCCGTTTCGGGGCGGATTCGGGCGCGGTAAGAAGGATTGGATGAAAGACCTTTTCGCGCGGAAAATGCAGGTGCTTGTGGCCACAGAGTCCGGCGGTGAAGGCATCAACCTGCAGTTTTGCCATCACATGATCAACTTCGACCTGCCGTGGAATCCCATGCGGCTCGAGCAGCGAATCGGACGCATTCACCGCCTGGGTCAAACCCAGGACGTCCACATCTGGAACTTGTCCACCAACAACACGATTGAAAGCCACATCGTCAACTTGCTGCAGGAGAAGATCCGCATGTTTGAGCTGGTCATTGGTGAATTGGACTACATTGTGAGCGGTGAGACGACAGTCAGTAAATTTGAAGAGGGCATTTTGGAACTGGCGATGACGAGTCAATCCGACGATGAGTTTCAGGAGCGGCTGGACGCGTATGGAGAACGATTGCTGAAGAAACCACTGGGGACAACGGAGGTGCAAGTGTGA
- the gcvT gene encoding glycine cleavage system aminomethyltransferase GcvT: MSLRRTPLFEIYEAYGAKTVEFGGWEMPVQFSGILAEHEAVRTRGGLFDVSHMGEFEITGPDAIPFLQFLVTNDAARLSPGMAMYSPMVYDHGGCVDDLLVYCFSAERCWVVVNAGNIEKDFAWMSAHTDPFRVTLTNRSSDIALLALQGPRAQEVLQTITSSDLNEVGFYRFVETTVAGAPAVVSRTGYTGEDGFELYVEAAWAVPLWREILDAGQPFGILPCGLGCRDTLRLEARLPLYGHELAEDISPLEAGLGGFVKLDKGDFIGKDALARQKAEGVSRKVVGITMEGRGIPRQGYPVYHAGRQVGYVTSGTQSPTLQIPIGLVLVSADAAAVGSTLQVEIRGKQVPCRVVKTPFYKRAK, translated from the coding sequence GTGTCACTGCGGCGTACACCTTTGTTTGAGATATACGAAGCCTATGGGGCCAAGACCGTTGAATTCGGCGGTTGGGAGATGCCCGTGCAATTTTCAGGCATCCTGGCCGAGCACGAGGCGGTTCGCACGCGTGGGGGGCTCTTTGACGTGTCGCACATGGGCGAGTTTGAAATCACGGGTCCGGATGCGATTCCGTTTCTCCAGTTCCTCGTCACCAATGATGCAGCCCGGCTGTCTCCCGGCATGGCCATGTATTCCCCCATGGTGTACGATCACGGCGGCTGCGTCGATGACTTGCTGGTCTATTGTTTTTCCGCAGAGCGATGCTGGGTGGTCGTCAACGCGGGCAACATCGAGAAGGACTTTGCCTGGATGAGCGCGCACACGGACCCGTTTCGGGTGACCTTGACGAACCGTTCGTCGGACATCGCCTTGCTCGCGCTGCAGGGACCGCGCGCACAGGAGGTTCTGCAGACCATCACGTCGTCCGACTTGAACGAGGTGGGTTTTTATCGCTTCGTGGAGACGACGGTGGCGGGTGCACCAGCCGTGGTCTCGCGCACGGGTTACACCGGGGAAGACGGGTTCGAGCTGTATGTGGAGGCGGCTTGGGCGGTGCCGCTGTGGCGTGAAATCCTCGATGCGGGTCAGCCGTTCGGCATCCTGCCGTGCGGTCTTGGCTGCCGCGATACCTTGCGACTCGAGGCGCGGCTGCCGCTGTACGGGCATGAACTTGCAGAGGACATTTCTCCGCTCGAGGCGGGGCTGGGCGGATTTGTCAAACTGGACAAGGGGGACTTCATCGGCAAAGATGCACTGGCGCGCCAGAAGGCGGAGGGCGTCTCCCGCAAAGTCGTCGGCATCACCATGGAAGGCCGCGGCATCCCGCGCCAAGGGTACCCGGTTTACCACGCTGGGCGACAAGTCGGGTATGTGACCTCCGGCACCCAGTCGCCCACGCTGCAGATCCCGATTGGGCTCGTCCTCGTATCGGCCGACGCCGCTGCGGTTGGGTCGACCCTGCAGGTCGAGATCCGCGGCAAACAGGTCCCCTGCAGGGTGGTGAAGACGCCCTTTTACAAACGCGCAAAGTAG
- a CDS encoding histidine phosphatase family protein — MLELWMVRHGETDWNRAEKVQGWTDVPLNETGRMQAKRLSEQLTGIPFLAIFSSDLQRARTTAMTLQAGVGAPLYIDKRLRERGFGAAEGMNRHEVRARFENGVPDEEPLTSLQSRAAAFLADMGQQYAAGRILCVTHGGFIRTLLHLTGVADIPPILNTSVTRLHFDGVSWMVPVISAAAHLESPASTAGSDANAGGSGAPA, encoded by the coding sequence TTGCTCGAATTATGGATGGTACGACACGGAGAAACGGACTGGAATCGAGCGGAAAAAGTACAGGGGTGGACCGATGTTCCCCTCAACGAAACCGGACGGATGCAAGCCAAACGCCTGTCCGAACAACTGACAGGCATTCCGTTTCTCGCGATTTTCTCAAGTGATCTGCAGCGCGCCAGAACCACCGCCATGACCTTGCAGGCAGGGGTCGGTGCCCCGCTCTACATTGACAAACGGCTGCGCGAACGCGGTTTTGGCGCTGCGGAAGGCATGAATCGGCACGAGGTGCGCGCACGTTTTGAGAACGGCGTACCGGACGAAGAACCCTTGACATCCCTGCAGTCCCGCGCAGCTGCATTTTTGGCGGACATGGGACAGCAGTATGCTGCCGGACGCATCCTCTGCGTCACACACGGCGGCTTCATTCGTACACTGCTCCACCTCACCGGCGTCGCGGACATCCCCCCCATTCTCAATACCAGCGTGACCCGCCTTCACTTTGATGGCGTATCCTGGATGGTCCCGGTGATCTCCGCCGCGGCGCACCTGGAAAGCCCTGCCTCGACGGCGGGATCGGACGCGAACGCAGGCGGCAGCGGGGCGCCCGCTTGA
- the aroQ gene encoding type II 3-dehydroquinate dehydratase, whose translation MSVPGKVLLLVNGPNLNRLGQRDRAVYGSETLSDIVRRVEAVAHRHGASVRAFQSNHEGAIIDFLQQEGPNADGLVINPGALGHYGYALRDCLADLCLPIVEVHISNVHKREPFRHQLVLSGVVTGQIVGLGAAGYELAAAYLLRQAMPEGETS comes from the coding sequence GTGTCAGTCCCCGGGAAGGTATTGCTGCTTGTCAATGGTCCCAATTTGAATCGGCTTGGCCAGCGCGACCGCGCCGTGTATGGGTCCGAGACGCTGTCCGACATCGTACGCCGCGTGGAAGCCGTGGCCCATCGTCACGGGGCCAGCGTACGTGCCTTTCAGTCCAACCACGAAGGGGCCATCATCGACTTTTTGCAGCAGGAAGGCCCGAACGCCGACGGACTCGTCATCAACCCTGGTGCACTCGGGCACTACGGTTATGCGCTTCGAGATTGTCTGGCCGATCTCTGCCTTCCAATTGTTGAAGTACATATTTCGAACGTGCATAAGCGGGAACCGTTTCGGCATCAGCTGGTGCTGTCAGGTGTCGTAACGGGGCAAATCGTCGGACTTGGCGCGGCGGGGTACGAGCTCGCGGCCGCCTATTTGCTGCGTCAAGCGATGCCGGAGGGGGAAACATCGTGA
- a CDS encoding M24 family metallopeptidase has product MERLQRLRDRLAADALDGFIVARPENRRYMSGFTGTAGTILITQRAAWFIADFRYVEQAKAQCIGYEVVPQGDTLLDTMEALLKTAGVKRLGFEQDYLTYGDVLAWRQLETRIPGLQLVATSQVVDTLRMVKDAGEVAAIERAAAVADAGFDFILGILRPGVKEADVAFELEMFMRKRGASAVSFETIVASGWRSALPHGVASDKTIASGELVTLDFGAVVDGYSSDITRTVVVGTPTDEQKRVYQVVLDAQLRAIEAVAAGKTGKELDAVARDFLAQHQLGDAFGHSLGHGIGLEIHEGPRLSKVSEDVLAPGMVVTVEPGVYLPGWGGVRIEDDLLVESGGGRILTHSPKRDLISI; this is encoded by the coding sequence ATCGAACGGTTGCAGCGCCTGCGAGACCGTCTGGCCGCAGACGCGTTGGATGGGTTCATCGTCGCTCGGCCGGAGAATCGACGCTACATGAGCGGATTCACCGGGACCGCCGGAACGATTCTCATCACCCAGCGCGCGGCATGGTTCATTGCCGATTTCCGGTACGTGGAGCAGGCCAAGGCGCAGTGCATCGGCTACGAGGTGGTGCCGCAGGGTGACACGCTGCTGGATACGATGGAAGCGTTGTTGAAGACGGCGGGTGTGAAACGTCTCGGCTTTGAGCAGGACTACCTGACGTATGGGGACGTGTTGGCCTGGCGTCAACTGGAAACGCGTATCCCCGGGCTGCAGCTGGTCGCAACGAGCCAAGTGGTGGATACGCTGCGGATGGTGAAAGACGCTGGGGAAGTCGCCGCCATTGAGCGGGCGGCTGCCGTTGCGGATGCAGGGTTTGACTTCATTCTCGGGATCTTGCGCCCGGGCGTCAAGGAGGCCGACGTCGCGTTTGAACTGGAGATGTTCATGCGCAAACGGGGTGCATCCGCCGTCTCGTTCGAGACGATTGTGGCTTCCGGCTGGCGCAGTGCGCTGCCCCATGGGGTCGCCAGCGACAAGACGATTGCGTCAGGAGAACTGGTGACCCTCGATTTCGGCGCCGTTGTGGATGGCTACAGCTCGGACATCACACGTACTGTCGTCGTCGGAACACCGACCGATGAACAAAAGCGCGTGTACCAGGTAGTGCTCGATGCACAGCTGCGCGCCATTGAAGCCGTGGCAGCGGGAAAGACGGGCAAGGAACTGGATGCGGTCGCGCGCGATTTCCTCGCGCAGCATCAGCTGGGAGACGCCTTTGGCCATAGTCTTGGGCATGGGATTGGCCTGGAGATTCACGAAGGCCCGCGGCTGTCAAAAGTCAGCGAGGACGTGCTCGCGCCCGGCATGGTGGTCACCGTCGAGCCCGGGGTGTACCTGCCTGGCTGGGGCGGGGTGCGAATCGAGGACGACCTGCTGGTGGAATCAGGCGGCGGCCGGATTCTGACCCATTCACCAAAGCGTGATCTCATCTCAATTTAA
- the efp gene encoding elongation factor P: MISSNDFRPGTTIEVDGQIFRVIEFLHVKPGKGAAFVRTKLKNVKTGAVREQTFRAGEKVPRARIETREMQYLYAEGDMYTFMDTETFEQIQIPKSQLEYELNFLKENMNCYVVMHEGAAIGIDLPNTVELEVVRTEPGIKGDTATGGSKPATVETGYTLQVPLFVNEGDRLLIDTRSGNYISRA, from the coding sequence ATGATTTCCAGCAACGACTTTCGTCCCGGGACGACCATCGAAGTGGACGGACAAATTTTCCGTGTGATTGAGTTTTTGCACGTAAAGCCTGGCAAGGGTGCGGCGTTTGTGCGCACCAAGCTGAAAAACGTGAAGACGGGCGCGGTTCGCGAACAGACCTTCCGCGCCGGTGAAAAAGTGCCGCGCGCGCGCATCGAGACCCGTGAAATGCAGTATTTGTACGCAGAGGGCGACATGTACACCTTCATGGACACCGAGACGTTTGAACAAATCCAGATTCCGAAGTCGCAGCTCGAGTACGAATTGAACTTCCTCAAGGAGAACATGAACTGCTATGTGGTGATGCACGAGGGGGCAGCCATCGGGATCGACTTGCCGAACACGGTCGAACTGGAGGTCGTGCGCACGGAGCCGGGCATCAAGGGCGACACCGCGACCGGCGGCAGCAAGCCGGCCACCGTGGAAACCGGCTATACGCTGCAAGTCCCGCTGTTTGTGAACGAAGGTGACCGCCTGTTGATTGACACGCGGTCGGGAAATTACATTTCCCGCGCCTGA
- a CDS encoding YqhV family protein, which produces MFEIEDKVVYAMASLRFLSSCVECLGAVLMLYFGTAHKALQVNGALALVGPFVLVTVTFLGIAGMAGQVPWWKIGLIVVGVGCILTGARG; this is translated from the coding sequence ATGTTCGAGATTGAAGACAAAGTTGTGTACGCGATGGCCAGTTTGCGCTTTTTGTCCAGTTGTGTCGAGTGTCTTGGGGCCGTCCTGATGCTGTACTTCGGTACCGCGCACAAGGCCCTGCAAGTCAACGGTGCCCTGGCACTGGTGGGCCCGTTTGTGCTGGTGACGGTGACGTTCCTGGGCATCGCCGGGATGGCCGGTCAAGTGCCGTGGTGGAAAATTGGGCTGATCGTCGTCGGCGTCGGCTGCATCCTGACGGGCGCGCGCGGCTGA